TCCAAGTCCTTCTTCAATTCATTCATAGATCGCTGATGGTATTGTGTCAGTTTGTCTTGCAGCTCGGAATGATTGTGTTCATAAATGTCGCTCACAAATTCTTGGCTGATTCCGTCTGATGTTTCGTGCTTCAATTCAATGAGTTGAGTCACTTTTTCTGGAAAAGGAATTTCTTGGCGCATGATGGCTTGATACTGTTCAAAGCCCTCATTTGCCAAATCCTCCAAAATTTGCTGGGCAACTTCATTCTTATTATTGAAGTTGCGATAGAAAGTCATCTTACTCACCTCTGCTTCTTTGCAGATTTCTTCGACTGTCACCCTACGAATGCCATGTTTCCAAAAGAGTGTTTTGGCACTTTGGAGGACGGCTTTCTGACTTTTGTTTCTTTTTGTATTTACTGTATTGGTCATGTTACTATTGTAATTATAAAGTTACTAAAATAGTTTCATTCTAATTAAATAGTATCACTTTTTTTCTAAAATAGCAGATATTCGCATAGACTATTAGAGTAAGCAGAAAAATTAGGTGGAAAAACAGGGTAGCAAAGTGGGAGATTGGAGTGATTATTGTCATATAAGCAAACTAAGCTAATTTGACATTTGGAATCTAAACAATGACAAAAAGCCTCCCAAATTCACTTAGGCTTGCTTAATCCTACGCAACTTTTAGCTTTCAAAAGAGTACACTCTATCGAATAGATATTAATATGTTTACTAATCTCCATCCAATCACATCAATAGTCAAACTTTGGACGAATATTTCGGAATTGGGAACGTCTGAAAATTCAAACCAAATTGAAAAATTTAGAATAAAGGTTTGCAATACCATTGCGGCATCGCTTATTTGTGTGTGTGCGCTGTACTGTGTTTTGTTTTTATATCAAAACAAAATCGTAGAAATCATTCCTTATCTACTAACGAGTGTTCTTTCTGCAATTTGCTTCTATTTGAATTATCGAAAACGCTTTTTTGCCAATCGAATTTTGATAATGTTTATTACAAACGGTTTGATTTTCTACACCTTGATTTATGCAGGTTACGACATTCAATCGCAGATGTTTTTTACCATATTGATGGCGACCTCATTTCTTTTATTCAAAAATCATTATATTCCCTTTTTATTTTTGATATTGATGTCCATTATACACATTGTCGTTTACACTTACGTTTTGCAGAATGGCCCAATCAATGAGGGGTCAAGAATTTATATAGGGGAATACATCAATTTTATCATTGCTTTGGCTACGGCAGCCAATTTATCCCATTCATTGTATATAGAGTTAAAAATTTATGAACAGCGAAATACAGATGCTTTGGAGGAGATAAGGCAGCGAAATGTGCAACTTCACAACAAAAACGAACAGTTAGAAAATATTATTTATGTGACCTCTCATGACCTGCAAGAACCCTTGAGAAATATCAAAAATATGGCAAACTTGGTCGTTAATACGGTGGAAAGTGAGGATGATCAAACCAAACAATCTATTCAGTTTCTGAACGATTCGACTGATAGAATGAGCAATATGATAGAAAGCATCATGACCTACGCTAAGATTGGATATGAGCAAGCCCTTGATTGGGTGGATATGAAGGCTCTTTTAGACGAAGTGATGCTGGACTTAAACTTGCAAATACAAGAAACTAATACGGTCGTGGAATCCGAAAAACTCCCTACCATGATGGCTTATCGGAATGAACTGCGCTCACTTCTTCAAAATTTGCTATCCAATGCCATCAAGTTTAAACATGCTAATAGAAATCCAATAATCAAAATAAGTTGTGAGAAAAGCGCAAATTGTTATACTTTTGGTGTATCAGATAATGGAATTGGGATAGATAATAATCATTATGATACTATTTTTCAAATGTTCAAGCGATTACATTCACAAAAACAATACAATGGAACGGGTATTGGGCTTGCACATTGCAGAAAAGTCGCTGAACTACACGAAGGAAATATTTGGGTAGAATCTAATACCCCACACGGCTCAATTTTTTACTTCACTATAAAGAAATATGAAGAAGATAAATTCAATCATGCTGATAGATGATGATGCGGTAACCAATTTTTATCACAAGATCATCATTCAAAGAGTCAATTGTTGTGAGCGCATTGATGTATTTGACGACCCTACTGAAGCCTTGGAGCATTTGAAAGACACGCAGGAACTGCCCAACATTATTTTCCTCGATATCAATATGCCTAAAATGAATGGGTGGGAACTCATTGAAAACATTCTGAAAAACGGACTGGATGAAAAACTGAACGCTTGTATGATTGTGATGCTGACTACTTCACGGAATATCAAGGATGAAGAAAAGGCATTTAAGTATGAAATTATTTCACAGTTTAAGCACAAACCGCTTACACAAGAAATTTTGGAGGAGATAATAGCGGTGTTGTAAGTTTATCTGCTTCTCATTAGTCAGCCATATTTATATTAATAATTAAAATTACTCAAACAACTGTTTATCAGTGTGTTTTTTTCATTTTAATTTTGATTTACTACTTATCTTCTCAATCCTCCGCCACTTTCATCCAAAACAATTCTGGAAACTTCCTTTTTTGCTTGAAAACTCCAATACAAGAAGTTTTGCTACTATTTCACCCCTATTTCCCCAAATAAACCCACCAAAATACCCCGCTCACATACGTCCACAAAATAGAAAACAAGATATGGACGACCGTTTCAAACCACTTATCCTTCCATAGCTCCGAAGAATATCCAAAGAATTGAATCACAAGGCGAATTGTCCAAAAAATAGCAAAGCCCAAAGCAATTTTGTTTCCCAAAGGAGTTGTAGTGATTTCGGTGGAAGAACTTAGGCACAGAAGCCCCATCAAGAATATAACCAATGCAATGAAAAAAGTATGCACATACATTATTTGTCGATTGATTAAGCTAACTGCCTGAAATTCTGTACGCCAATTGAAGTATTTGGGGAAAATGACATGGACGAATGCCAATATTACGAACAGCGAACCGATTATTTTAAGATGTAGTTCCATTTTTTTCGAGTATAAAAGTGCTGATAAATGGGGTGGTTTTAACTTCCTTTACCACCTTCAATTCCGCCCCTCCAAAGGTTTTGAGCCAAGTAGATTTGGAGTGAAAGTGAAAAAATCCGATGTTGTATGCCATAAAGTTAGCAGTATCTCGCAAATGTTCTGTAACAACGATTTGTCCTCTTGGTTGAAGTACTCTTTGCAGTTCTTTGAAAAAGACAATTCTTTCTGCTTCGTTTCTGATTTCATGGGCGGATAAAATGGCGAATACCGCATTTATAGCATTGTCCTTCAATGGAATGAAGTTGGTGGCAATTGTTTGGGTATTGGGATATGGAGGATAGGCTTTTCTAGCTCTTTTGATGGAAATTTCGGTGTGTTTGGTGGGGTCGTAGAAGTCGAGTACGGTTAAGTTGGCATCTGGAAATTGGTCTTTGAGTAGAACGCTTGTTTCGTCAAAACCTGCATTGACATTTACAATATTAGCCGACTTAGGCATTGATTTTAAATTATCTATCCACTTCAATTGATAAAGCGGAGAAAGGTCATAAACATAATAAGACACCAAAAGTGAAACAAAAGTGGTGACTACAATGCCCAAAATCGAAAGCAAAATGAGCCATTGAAGTAATCCCACTGTGTAGCTTTGAAGGAAAAACAAGACTGCCAAAGCAAGCAATGACAGTACATAAAAATGCCAATTGAAACGGATGATGTTGCCTACTCCTTGAAAGGGTTTTCTATTGGTTTCCATTGTTCGATTTTACCTTTTTTCCAATGATACGGAATATTTTTGATGATAAACGCATTGGCTAAAGTAAGATTTTCTATTTGAAGTTCGTCTAAAAATGGGATATGGTATTGGCCGACTTCAATGGGTGTCGGTTTCCAATTTTGGC
The Chitinophagales bacterium genome window above contains:
- a CDS encoding TetR/AcrR family transcriptional regulator, with amino-acid sequence MTNTVNTKRNKSQKAVLQSAKTLFWKHGIRRVTVEEICKEAEVSKMTFYRNFNNKNEVAQQILEDLANEGFEQYQAIMRQEIPFPEKVTQLIELKHETSDGISQEFVSDIYEHNHSELQDKLTQYHQRSMNELKKDLENAQREGWIRQDLKISFVLYMINALNDKMLDKELTAMYDTPTDLIMELTKFCFYGMSPMNEN
- a CDS encoding ATP-binding protein; its protein translation is MFITNGLIFYTLIYAGYDIQSQMFFTILMATSFLLFKNHYIPFLFLILMSIIHIVVYTYVLQNGPINEGSRIYIGEYINFIIALATAANLSHSLYIELKIYEQRNTDALEEIRQRNVQLHNKNEQLENIIYVTSHDLQEPLRNIKNMANLVVNTVESEDDQTKQSIQFLNDSTDRMSNMIESIMTYAKIGYEQALDWVDMKALLDEVMLDLNLQIQETNTVVESEKLPTMMAYRNELRSLLQNLLSNAIKFKHANRNPIIKISCEKSANCYTFGVSDNGIGIDNNHYDTIFQMFKRLHSQKQYNGTGIGLAHCRKVAELHEGNIWVESNTPHGSIFYFTIKKYEEDKFNHADR
- a CDS encoding response regulator, with product MKKINSIMLIDDDAVTNFYHKIIIQRVNCCERIDVFDDPTEALEHLKDTQELPNIIFLDINMPKMNGWELIENILKNGLDEKLNACMIVMLTTSRNIKDEEKAFKYEIISQFKHKPLTQEILEEIIAVL
- a CDS encoding methyltransferase domain-containing protein — protein: METNRKPFQGVGNIIRFNWHFYVLSLLALAVLFFLQSYTVGLLQWLILLSILGIVVTTFVSLLVSYYVYDLSPLYQLKWIDNLKSMPKSANIVNVNAGFDETSVLLKDQFPDANLTVLDFYDPTKHTEISIKRARKAYPPYPNTQTIATNFIPLKDNAINAVFAILSAHEIRNEAERIVFFKELQRVLQPRGQIVVTEHLRDTANFMAYNIGFFHFHSKSTWLKTFGGAELKVVKEVKTTPFISTFILEKNGTTS